CCTTTCTCATTTCTAGGCAGGATATGAAGAGGGGCGATCGCTATCTTGAGCGCCAACCATGATGGACATGAATGTGAAGTGAAGCTGCCCTGCCATGAATGCCGGCTCCATTGTGATAGCCTCCCGATGCTCGGTCGCTAGATCATGAGGCTACTGGCAGGGCTGGCTCAATGCAACAGATCAATAAGAAGCTTAAGCAATTGTCTCCGCCTTAAATTCCCGTGATAGCCTAGGCCCATAGGTCTATGGCAGCTATGCTGACTTCTGTCCAAGGGATTGAGGCATTGGATCGTTGTTCATAGATCGTTGGGATGTCGATCATACATTTGGGAGAACACCTATGGCTTTGCAACCCCCACCACCGCCGCCGATTACGCCTCGTCAGATGAATATTCTCCGCATTGCGGCATCCATGGCTTGGTCTGATGGCAGCTTGGCCCAGGAGGAAGTGGAGATCATGCTGGATCAACTCAGCGGTATTTTCGCTGATGATGCGCCCCAGCAGCGCCAGCTTCGCCAAGAGCTACAGGAATATGTCACACAAAATATTCCCTTGGCTGAACTTACGCCTAAAATCCAGACCGATGAAGATAAAGAACTGGTGCTGCGATTGGGCTATGAAGTGATTTGCTGTAGTTCCCGATCGCCTGGGGAAGACAAGATCAATGAAGAAGAGGCGATCGCCTATCAAAAATTGGTCGAGTTATTGGGAGTGTCGGATGAAACCGTGAAGCGCGTTGAAGCAGCCGTAGATCAAACCTTCAATGCTGATGAAAGCATGGTGGATGGCATCACTCGCCACCTAGAGGATTATGCTCAAGGTTAGGGATTGCCCTAGGGTAACCTGAGTTCGATGACGTTATTAGTAGAGAACTCTATAGATGGGTAGTACTAGTAGAATGCGTATAGCCTCCGGCATGGCTTCGCTAAAGCGATAGCGTAACGCATTCAAGCCTCATACAACGGTGCGTTACGGCTTCGCCTAACAGCACCCTACAGCGGACACGACCTTCGGGCTGATCTGTCCCAGCCTGTCTGCTATACGTTGCCCCGTTCAGGGTGACGAAGCGTACACCAGTCGAACTCACGTTAGGGTGATCGGGTTGTTTTGATCGGGCTGCGGCGCGGGAGAAACAACCCATTTTTATGTCTACGTCTGAAAACGATGCATGACGCAAACGTCCATAGAAACGTGAGTTTCCAAGAGAGGAGGTGCGTTGCTGAATGAGGCCATGAAATCAGAACGGGAGCAAGATGCTCACACCCCCAACTCATTTACCATCAAGGTCGTGTGAGCGTCTCGTTCACGGGTCCTTAGCACCAATCATCTTGCGATTCAGCAACGTCCCTAACCATGGTCAGCGACAGGCAATGTTGACGGTGGAGCCGTGATTTTCATAGACCTTATCGGTCATGAGTTGCTCGACAGCTAAATGGATGTGATAACCATACGATCAATCGGTTTCAGGCTAAGACTTGATTTCTTTTCCTGATTCCGATTAAGTCTAATAGCTTCCGAAGTTCTGTGTCCAGTAGTGGCTATAGTTCACAGAGCCCGTGTCACTGCTGAGATAGCGATAACCCACCCCAATTTCGGTGTAGTTCACGCTTAGAATATTAGCCCGGTGCCCAGAGCTATTCATCCATTGGTTCATCGTATCCAGCGCCGTTGAATTGCCCGCTGCAATATTCTCGCCCGAATACCAGGGACTATAGCGCGCCGCTTCAATGCGATCGCGTGACCCACGACCAAGGTGATCGGTGTGATCAAAAAAGTCCTGAACGGCCATATTGTTGGAATGAAGCTGAGCAGAGGAATTGAGCTGCGTGTTGAGAGCCAGTGCAGGCAAGCCCTGCCCCTGCCGTCGCTGATTGACCATATTCCAAATCTGCTCCGCCTGAGTGAGCCGTCTTGCCTGAGCCACCGATGCGGTCAGCCGATAGTTTGAGGAACCCGTACCGTCTGAGGTCACCCGAAGATAGTAGACACCAGCATTAAGGCGATTGAGCTGGATCCGCTCTGCGGTGAGCCCTGTTGCCCGAGAGCTGGCCAAAATTTCGCCTGGATCCAGACGCCTGTTGTTGTTCTTATCTTGAATAATCTCCACATCTGCCCGAGAGCGATTGAGGCTCAGGATCATGCGCTGGGGATTCCTGAGGTTGATTCTTAGAAAGTCATCACTATCTGCGCCACCAATACTATTAGAAAAAGTATTGGATCCATTGCTCACTCTCACCGGAGTAGCAGAGTTTAAGGTATTGCCAAAGTCTGTCATTGCAGTTGTCCTTTACAGTGAAGCGGCGATCGCCCTCGCCGTCGTGGATGAGCTGAAGGGCAAGGTCAATGTAGAGTGCATGGGTAGAAAATGGATGGCCCACCGATCCCTGATGGATGCCCTGGGCTAACCCTGAATGGCTTTATACAAATACAACGTTGTGAGTCGCAATTCAGAACTAGACGGCTCAAGATCTCTATGGGTTCAAGATTATGGGTTCAAGATCTATTCGGTCTGATGGGTGTCACGTTATGCGATCGCCCCCATGATGTTACGGAACGTTATGCGATCGCCCCCACGATTGAGGATGGCTTACCTTAGGATGGCTCATACTAAACCTAAAAGCGTCCGAAATTACCCCCTATCCATGAAGGTCATACCCCAGGGCACCAGACCTAAACATCCGTAAAGACCGATCAACCAAACCTGGGCAGCGGGGGATAACCATCGTGCTACGCCTGGATGCGCCAAAAATCGCCATATCATGCTAACGCCCCCCAGCAAGCCTAGGGCTACCACCAGCGCCACGGGGGAGACAAAGGCGATCGCCCTTGCGGCCATCAAGCCACTGAAGGCTGTCAGCCACAGCACCGTCAACCAAGCGATCGCCCCCGATTGCCCTGTCCAGATGGATGCGGAGGGTGACTCTATGGGAACACGATCGCCCTCCGGTGTACCAAGACTTTGCCCAAGCTCTAGCACCATACCAGCAAAGAAACTCATGAACAGCAACCAGTGCAGCGGCTCGGCCTCCGATATGAAGGGTCGCCATCCCTCAAAGGCTGCCCCATAGGCCACAATTAGCGGCATGATCATCTGATGGCCGCCAAGCCGTAGTAGGGGGCGATCGCCCAACCATTGAGGCACAAAAAAGTCGTAGCGCATCAGTCCTAAATAGACCCAAATGCCGATGAGAAACCCAACCATGGTGCTGCCAGAGGCGATCGCCAGCCCGAGCTGAATGCAGCCGCTACCCACCCCCAGCATTTCCAGTTCTTGCCGAGTGAGCACCCCCTCAGGCCGCCAGCGCTTCTCCCGCAGATCAGTGGCAATCTGGCCTTGAAGGAACAGCAACACCGTGGATATCCCCGCCATAATAAAGACGGCAAGCGGTAGGTCTACCATCCCGATCTGCGATCGCAGGAGGGCTGCATAGCCCACTGCCGCTAACCCTATCATTCCACTCAAGCTGATGTGGGGCATGAAGGGGTATTGCTGCCGCTGATACTGCCGCCAGCGCGGTAATGACAATGGACTCATACCTCAGCCACCTCAGCTAGGAGGATGGAACGCCGTTCAACCCCCTGGACTAGACTCAAACAAGGATGTTGCTTCATGCCCCATGTACGATGAACTAAACTGCTGGAATCGACGCCCATCCTACGCGCTCCGCTCCGTCACCCTGTCCTGATGTTAGACATCTTTACATTATGCCCATGCCCTCTCCCCCCGCCTCTTGGATGCCTCACCTCGGTCGCCAGCGCGATTGGATCTGGCGTGGCTGGCAGGTGCGCTACACCTACGCCCCCTCGGTGCAGGCTAACGCCCTGCCCATTCTGCTGATCCATGGTTTCGGCTCCTCCCTCACCCAATGGCACTGCAATATTATGCCTCTAGCGGAGCATCACCCTGTCTATGCTGTGGATATGCTGGGTTTTGGGGCATCGCGCAAAGCGGCCGCTCCCTATAAGGTGCACCTCTGGGTTGATCAGGTCTACGACCTGTGGCGATCGCTCCTAGGTCGTCCTGTTCTGCTGGTGGGGCATTCCTTAGGAGCCCTTGTGGCCCTAAGCGCCGCTGCTCAGCATCCCGAGATGGTGCAAGGGCTGACGTTGATGACCCTGCCGGCTTCCCGCCAAGAGCTGATTCCACCTTGGGCCCAGCCCATTGCCGGTACCCTCGAACGCCTGTTTGCCAATCCTCTAGTTGTGCTGCCGCTATTTGAACTAGCCCGTCGCCCTGAGTTCATCCGTGCTGGCCTGGGGCTAGCCTATGCCCAAAAAGCCTGTATTACTCAAGACTTAATTGAAAGTTACGTTGCCCCCACCCGCGATCGCGGTGCAGGGCAAACCCTCTGCCGGCTGTCCAGCGCTTCCACCCACTACGACTATGCGCCCAATGGTGATCAGTTGATCAGCCAGCTTCGCTGTCCGACCTTGCTCCTGTGGGGACAGCAGGATCGGGTAATTCCCCTCAAACGCGGGCGGCAACTGGTGCAGCAGCATCCCTCCCTCAACCTGATCGAACTTCCCCAAGCAGGGCACTGTGCCTATGAAGAACAGCCCGATCGCGTCAATCACGAACTGCTGCAGTGGGCAGCTCAGGTCGGCACCTCAGCGACAGACTAAGCAACGGGATGATCATTTTGCTGGAAGGAGGAAGAATGACCTTCCTGCAGCCGTCG
This region of Candidatus Obscuribacterales bacterium genomic DNA includes:
- a CDS encoding CAP domain-containing protein, whose amino-acid sequence is MTDFGNTLNSATPVRVSNGSNTFSNSIGGADSDDFLRINLRNPQRMILSLNRSRADVEIIQDKNNNRRLDPGEILASSRATGLTAERIQLNRLNAGVYYLRVTSDGTGSSNYRLTASVAQARRLTQAEQIWNMVNQRRQGQGLPALALNTQLNSSAQLHSNNMAVQDFFDHTDHLGRGSRDRIEAARYSPWYSGENIAAGNSTALDTMNQWMNSSGHRANILSVNYTEIGVGYRYLSSDTGSVNYSHYWTQNFGSY
- a CDS encoding alpha/beta fold hydrolase; the protein is MPSPPASWMPHLGRQRDWIWRGWQVRYTYAPSVQANALPILLIHGFGSSLTQWHCNIMPLAEHHPVYAVDMLGFGASRKAAAPYKVHLWVDQVYDLWRSLLGRPVLLVGHSLGALVALSAAAQHPEMVQGLTLMTLPASRQELIPPWAQPIAGTLERLFANPLVVLPLFELARRPEFIRAGLGLAYAQKACITQDLIESYVAPTRDRGAGQTLCRLSSASTHYDYAPNGDQLISQLRCPTLLLWGQQDRVIPLKRGRQLVQQHPSLNLIELPQAGHCAYEEQPDRVNHELLQWAAQVGTSATD